One Mycolicibacter sp. MU0083 DNA window includes the following coding sequences:
- a CDS encoding adenylate/guanylate cyclase domain-containing protein: protein MKPPKTIAQRLGRILELLTRQSGRLTETPEYGSWLLGQVSESQYLRRIRIQFILTVVIVGTNLLGVAVEALLVTVAFPVPSIFSDAPLWLTFGIVPAYVVTALIVGTYGITRRTIKKLSWAIRERPPTREDERNAFLTPWRVAQVVLAFWGVGTALFTVFYGLHDTIFIPIIGFTVSICGIMVATACYLFTEFALRPVAAQALSAGPPPRRILSGVMGRTMMVWFLTSGVPILGIALTALFAVVLKNLTLTQFGIAIFIASLTALVFGFLLMLILSWLTATPVRVVRAALKRVEQGNLQGDLVVFDGTELGELQSGFNAMVHGLRERERVRDLFGRHVGREVAAAAERDQIQLGGEERHVAVIFVDIVGSTQIVTNKPATEVVTLLNRFFAVVVDEVDRHQGLINKFEGDATLAIFGAPNHLDQPEGQALAAARAILYRLADEVPEIKAGIGVAAGQVVAGNVGAKERFEYTVIGEPVNEAARLCELAKTLPRPLLTTAKTVYAADLDEQAQWVMGDSIVLRGYEQPTVLAGPL from the coding sequence ATGAAGCCGCCGAAGACGATCGCGCAACGCCTGGGCCGCATTCTGGAATTGCTCACCCGTCAGAGCGGTCGGCTGACCGAGACACCCGAATACGGCTCCTGGCTGCTCGGTCAGGTATCGGAGAGCCAATACCTGCGCCGGATCCGCATCCAGTTCATCCTGACGGTCGTCATCGTCGGGACGAACCTGCTCGGCGTCGCGGTAGAGGCACTACTGGTGACCGTGGCGTTCCCGGTACCCAGCATCTTCAGCGACGCGCCACTGTGGTTGACCTTCGGCATCGTTCCGGCCTACGTCGTCACGGCACTGATCGTCGGCACCTACGGCATCACCCGGCGCACCATCAAGAAGTTGAGTTGGGCCATCCGGGAACGCCCGCCCACCCGCGAGGACGAGCGCAACGCCTTCCTGACCCCGTGGCGGGTAGCACAGGTGGTGCTGGCCTTCTGGGGCGTCGGCACCGCGTTGTTCACCGTGTTCTACGGGCTGCACGACACGATCTTCATTCCGATCATCGGGTTCACCGTGAGCATCTGCGGCATCATGGTGGCTACCGCCTGCTATCTGTTCACCGAGTTCGCGCTGCGCCCGGTAGCGGCCCAGGCGTTGTCGGCGGGCCCGCCACCGCGGCGAATCCTGTCGGGTGTCATGGGCCGGACCATGATGGTCTGGTTTCTGACCTCCGGGGTGCCGATTCTGGGTATCGCACTCACCGCCCTGTTCGCGGTGGTGCTGAAAAACCTGACCCTGACACAGTTCGGGATCGCGATCTTCATCGCTTCCCTTACGGCCCTGGTCTTCGGTTTTCTGTTGATGCTGATCCTGTCGTGGCTCACCGCGACTCCCGTGCGCGTGGTGCGTGCCGCCCTCAAGCGCGTCGAGCAGGGCAACCTGCAGGGCGACCTGGTGGTGTTCGACGGCACCGAACTCGGCGAGTTACAGAGCGGCTTCAACGCGATGGTGCACGGCCTGCGGGAGCGTGAACGGGTTCGCGACCTGTTCGGCCGGCACGTCGGGCGCGAGGTCGCCGCAGCCGCAGAACGCGACCAGATCCAGCTCGGTGGCGAAGAGCGCCACGTCGCAGTCATCTTCGTCGATATCGTCGGTTCGACGCAGATCGTGACCAACAAACCGGCCACCGAAGTCGTCACGTTACTGAACCGGTTCTTCGCGGTGGTCGTCGACGAAGTCGACCGTCACCAGGGTCTGATCAACAAGTTCGAGGGAGACGCGACGCTGGCGATCTTCGGCGCCCCCAACCACCTCGATCAGCCCGAGGGCCAGGCACTGGCGGCGGCCCGGGCCATCCTGTACCGACTGGCCGACGAAGTACCGGAGATCAAGGCCGGAATCGGTGTGGCCGCCGGGCAGGTCGTCGCCGGAAACGTCGGCGCCAAAGAGCGTTTCGAATACACCGTGATCGGCGAGCCGGTCAACGAGGCCGCCCGATTGTGCGAATTGGCCAAAACCCTGCCCCGGCCACTGCTGACGACGGCGAAGACCGTCTACGCCGCAGACCTCGACGAGCAGGCCCAGTGGGTGATGGGCGACTCGATCGTGTTGCGTGGCTACGAGCAGCCCACCGTGTTGGCCGGCCCGCTGTGA
- the glsA gene encoding glutaminase A codes for MAALVQRYLDGILAEHAGVDDGALASYIPELARVDPTGFGLSLSSSDGHVYESGDADVQFTMQSISKPFTYALALDQLGQAEVDQRVGVEPSGEGFNKISVDQVTNVPKNPMINAGAIVACSLIPGKTVGDRFDLLREFYSACAGRTLDFDAQVYGSERSSGSRNRGIAYLLDSFGALGADPDEALDLYIRQCSLKVTSTDLARMAATLARGGLNPLTGRQVTDAAVVRRTLSVMVTCGMYDAAGAWVSAVGMPAKSGVAGGIVAVLPGQLGIGVYSPRIDGKGNSVRGMLVCRSLSQQLGLHFLTVSSEAHAAIRGVYTPRPGVRVYEVHGDLLFAGAEQVARTATRDCGEFGTAILDVSRLHTISEPARGLLAGLAEDLRTLGKQGLLVDPSGSVTPDPAAYAGLVFSTVEDALDAARPGA; via the coding sequence GTGGCGGCACTGGTGCAGCGGTATCTGGACGGGATTCTCGCCGAACACGCCGGGGTCGACGACGGCGCCTTGGCGAGCTACATTCCCGAGCTGGCCCGGGTCGATCCGACCGGATTCGGTTTGTCGTTGTCCTCATCGGACGGTCATGTCTACGAATCCGGCGACGCCGACGTGCAGTTCACCATGCAGTCGATCTCGAAGCCGTTCACCTATGCGTTGGCGCTCGACCAGCTCGGCCAGGCCGAGGTCGATCAACGAGTCGGTGTCGAACCCTCCGGTGAGGGCTTCAACAAGATCAGCGTCGACCAGGTCACCAATGTCCCGAAGAATCCGATGATCAACGCGGGAGCCATCGTGGCCTGCTCCCTGATCCCGGGCAAGACCGTCGGCGACCGATTCGACCTCCTGCGGGAGTTCTACAGCGCGTGCGCGGGCCGAACCCTGGACTTCGACGCGCAGGTCTATGGCTCCGAGCGGTCCAGTGGTAGTCGCAATCGCGGGATCGCCTACCTGCTGGACAGCTTCGGTGCGCTCGGCGCCGATCCCGACGAGGCGCTGGATCTCTACATCCGCCAGTGTTCCCTGAAAGTCACCAGCACCGATCTGGCCCGGATGGCGGCCACGCTGGCCCGCGGCGGCCTGAACCCGTTGACCGGGCGGCAGGTGACCGATGCCGCCGTGGTGCGGCGAACACTGTCGGTCATGGTGACCTGCGGCATGTACGACGCCGCCGGGGCCTGGGTGAGTGCGGTGGGCATGCCGGCCAAGAGCGGGGTGGCCGGCGGCATCGTGGCGGTGCTGCCCGGTCAGCTCGGTATCGGTGTCTATTCGCCGCGAATCGACGGCAAGGGCAACAGCGTGCGCGGAATGTTGGTGTGCCGCAGCCTTTCCCAACAACTCGGACTGCATTTCCTGACCGTGAGCAGTGAGGCCCACGCCGCTATTCGCGGCGTGTACACCCCGCGTCCGGGAGTTCGGGTCTACGAGGTGCACGGTGACCTGTTGTTCGCCGGCGCCGAACAGGTGGCCCGCACCGCGACGCGTGACTGCGGCGAATTCGGCACCGCGATCCTGGATGTCTCGCGGCTGCACACCATCAGCGAGCCGGCCCGTGGGTTGCTGGCGGGGTTGGCGGAGGATCTGCGAACCCTGGGCAAGCAGGGGCTGCTCGTCGATCCCAGCGGTTCGGTGACGCCGGATCCCGCGGCCTACGCGGGCCTGGTGTTCAGCACCGTCGAGGACGCGCTGGATGCGGCGCGGCCGGGGGCCTGA
- the nucS gene encoding endonuclease NucS, with amino-acid sequence MRLVIAQCTVDYVGRLTAHLPSARRLLLLKADGSVSVHADDRAYKPLNWMSPPCRLVEESGGEYPVWVVANNKTGDQLRITIEEIEHDSSHELGVDPGLVKDGVEAQLQMLLAEHVELLGEGYSLVRREYMTAIGPVDLLCRDEKGRAVAVEIKRRGEIDGVEQLTRYLELLNRDSLLAPVSGVFAAQQIKPQARTLATDRGIRCLTLDYDAMRGMDSDEYRLF; translated from the coding sequence ATGCGACTCGTGATCGCCCAATGCACCGTCGACTACGTCGGACGGCTCACCGCACACCTGCCCTCTGCCCGACGCCTGCTGCTGTTGAAGGCCGACGGATCGGTCAGCGTGCACGCCGACGACCGTGCCTATAAGCCGCTGAACTGGATGAGTCCGCCGTGCCGGCTCGTCGAGGAGAGCGGCGGCGAGTATCCGGTGTGGGTGGTGGCGAACAACAAGACCGGCGACCAACTGCGGATCACCATCGAGGAGATCGAGCACGACTCGAGCCATGAGTTGGGCGTCGACCCCGGACTGGTGAAAGACGGCGTGGAGGCGCAACTGCAGATGCTGCTGGCCGAACACGTCGAACTCCTCGGCGAGGGCTACTCGCTGGTGCGCCGGGAGTACATGACCGCTATCGGTCCGGTCGATCTGCTGTGCCGTGACGAAAAGGGCCGCGCGGTCGCGGTCGAGATCAAACGGCGCGGCGAGATCGACGGTGTGGAACAGCTCACGCGCTATCTGGAATTGCTCAACCGGGACAGCCTGCTTGCGCCGGTCAGCGGAGTGTTCGCCGCCCAACAGATCAAGCCGCAGGCCCGCACACTGGCCACCGACCGCGGTATCCGTTGTCTGACATTGGATTATGATGCGATGCGCGGCATGGACAGCGACGAATACCGACTGTTCTGA
- a CDS encoding DNA-3-methyladenine glycosylase 2 family protein, translating into MYDDFDRCYGAVKSSDARFDGWFITAVHSTRIYCRPSCPARPPLPQNVTFYPTAAAAQRAGFRACKRCRPDAAPGSPEWNVRGDVVGRAMRMIADGAVERTGVNGLAESLGYSARQLQRLLQAEVGAGPLALARAQRTQTARILIETTDLPLSDVAFAAGFASIRQFNDTVRAVCATTPTMLRSRATARSRTRTDHDSPGVLTLRLPVRTPFAFRGVFGHLAACAVSRCEEIRDGAFRRTLRLPHGNAVVGLRPAADHVRCRIALDDFRDLTAAIARCRRLLDLDADPQAIGEALGTDRYLKPLIAHAPGQRIPRTVDEAELAIRVLLSQQVSLKAAQTHTRRLVAAYGDPIVDPEGGLTHVFPTVQRLADLDPDRLALPRTRRRAFAALVAGLADGRLDLSAGADWDRARHELTALPGVGVWTAEVIAMRGLGDPDAFPATDLGVQAAARHLGLPAGPWALISHGTRWRPWRSYATQYLWSGLDHAVNVWPPASKESA; encoded by the coding sequence GTGTACGACGACTTCGACCGCTGCTACGGCGCTGTGAAGTCCAGCGATGCCCGCTTCGACGGTTGGTTCATCACCGCGGTCCACAGCACCCGGATCTACTGCCGCCCCAGTTGCCCCGCCCGGCCACCGCTGCCGCAGAACGTCACCTTCTACCCCACTGCCGCTGCCGCCCAGCGGGCCGGCTTCCGGGCGTGCAAACGCTGCCGGCCCGATGCCGCACCGGGTTCTCCCGAGTGGAACGTCCGCGGCGACGTCGTGGGGCGGGCGATGCGGATGATCGCCGACGGCGCCGTCGAGCGCACCGGTGTGAACGGACTCGCCGAGAGCCTCGGCTACTCGGCCCGCCAGCTACAGCGGCTGCTGCAGGCCGAGGTCGGTGCCGGACCGTTGGCGTTGGCCCGCGCACAGCGCACCCAGACCGCCCGGATCCTGATCGAGACCACCGACCTGCCGTTGTCCGACGTCGCATTCGCCGCCGGCTTCGCCAGCATCCGCCAGTTCAACGACACCGTTCGGGCCGTGTGCGCCACCACGCCCACCATGCTGCGCAGCCGCGCCACCGCGCGGTCGCGCACCCGGACCGACCATGACTCTCCCGGCGTGCTGACCCTGCGACTGCCGGTCCGCACGCCGTTCGCGTTCCGGGGTGTCTTCGGGCATCTGGCGGCCTGCGCGGTATCCCGCTGCGAGGAGATCCGCGACGGCGCCTTCCGGCGAACGCTGCGGCTCCCCCACGGCAACGCCGTCGTCGGGCTCCGGCCTGCCGCTGACCACGTCCGGTGCCGGATCGCACTCGACGATTTCCGCGACCTCACCGCCGCCATCGCCCGCTGCCGCCGCCTACTCGACCTCGACGCCGACCCGCAAGCCATCGGGGAGGCTCTCGGCACCGACCGCTACTTGAAGCCGCTGATAGCCCACGCGCCCGGACAACGCATCCCCCGCACCGTCGACGAAGCCGAACTCGCCATCCGGGTCCTGCTGAGCCAACAGGTGTCGCTCAAGGCGGCTCAAACCCACACCCGGCGCCTCGTGGCCGCGTACGGCGATCCGATAGTCGACCCCGAGGGTGGGCTCACACACGTGTTCCCGACCGTGCAGCGCCTCGCCGACCTCGATCCCGACCGCCTGGCGCTTCCCCGGACCCGTCGACGCGCCTTCGCAGCCCTGGTCGCCGGCTTGGCCGACGGCCGCCTCGACCTGAGCGCCGGCGCCGACTGGGACCGCGCCCGCCACGAGTTGACCGCGCTGCCGGGAGTCGGCGTCTGGACCGCCGAGGTCATCGCCATGCGGGGCCTCGGCGACCCCGACGCCTTTCCCGCCACCGACTTGGGCGTACAGGCCGCCGCACGCCACCTCGGACTGCCAGCAGGCCCGTGGGCGCTGATCAGCCACGGGACCCGCTGGCGGCCGTGGCGCTCGTATGCCACCCAATACCTTTGGAGCGGGCTCGACCATGCCGTGAACGTCTGGCCGCCGGCCTCGAAGGAGAGCGCATGA
- a CDS encoding NADH:flavin oxidoreductase, which translates to MAVDDLFQPLTVRSLTVPNRFAMAPMTRQASPNGVPGSDVAEYYRKRAAGGVGLIITEGIRLPDPAAGYPASIPTIAGDEALRGWTRVIDGVHAEGATIAAQLWHQGVERRDDDGVEPVGPSGIDGHGQPRGRALRTDELPAMAQLYADSAVTAQQLGFDAVEIHGAHGYLLDEFFWERTNRRTDGYGGSAAERTRFPAEVVAAVRAAVGPDYPIIFRFSQWKGTDYAASLVDDPTQLNELLTPLIDAGVDVLHPSTRRHYVPGFPEHDSELSLAGWTKKVTGMPVIAVGSVGLETQFRSEKKGELIAPAPVDRLVEQFDAGEFDVVAIGRALLADPTWVNRLRDGNLDGFAGYDVVAALSALA; encoded by the coding sequence GTGGCAGTCGATGATCTTTTCCAGCCCCTGACGGTGCGCTCGCTGACCGTGCCCAACCGGTTCGCGATGGCGCCCATGACGCGCCAGGCGTCGCCGAACGGCGTGCCCGGCAGCGACGTCGCCGAGTACTACCGCAAGCGAGCGGCCGGCGGTGTCGGGCTGATCATCACCGAGGGCATCCGATTGCCCGATCCCGCCGCGGGATATCCCGCCAGCATTCCCACGATCGCCGGCGACGAAGCGTTACGGGGCTGGACCCGAGTCATCGACGGTGTGCACGCCGAGGGCGCCACGATCGCGGCGCAGTTGTGGCACCAGGGCGTCGAGCGGCGCGACGACGACGGGGTGGAACCCGTCGGCCCGTCGGGCATCGACGGGCACGGTCAGCCGCGTGGCCGCGCGCTGCGCACCGACGAGCTTCCCGCGATGGCACAGCTCTACGCCGACAGTGCGGTCACCGCACAACAGCTCGGCTTCGACGCGGTCGAGATCCACGGAGCCCACGGCTACCTGTTGGACGAATTCTTCTGGGAACGCACCAACCGTCGTACCGACGGCTACGGCGGTTCGGCGGCCGAGCGGACCCGGTTCCCGGCCGAAGTGGTGGCGGCGGTGCGTGCGGCGGTCGGCCCGGACTATCCGATCATCTTCCGGTTCTCACAGTGGAAGGGCACCGACTACGCGGCGTCGCTGGTCGACGATCCCACACAGCTGAACGAACTGCTCACGCCGTTGATCGACGCAGGCGTCGATGTGCTGCACCCGTCGACGCGCAGGCATTACGTACCCGGTTTCCCGGAGCACGACAGCGAATTGAGCCTGGCCGGATGGACCAAGAAGGTCACCGGGATGCCCGTCATCGCGGTCGGTTCGGTCGGTCTGGAAACGCAGTTCCGCAGCGAGAAGAAGGGCGAGCTGATCGCGCCCGCGCCGGTCGACCGGCTGGTCGAACAGTTCGACGCCGGGGAGTTCGACGTCGTCGCGATCGGGCGTGCCCTGCTGGCCGACCCGACCTGGGTGAATCGGCTGCGCGACGGGAACCTGGACGGTTTCGCCGGCTACGACGTCGTCGCCGCCCTGTCCGCCCTTGCCTGA
- a CDS encoding methylated-DNA--[protein]-cysteine S-methyltransferase: protein MTCHRIIDSPIGPLTLAGTDSRLSHLLMLDHAHAPSQIGWVRDDAAFPDAVEQLTAYFAGDLTEFDLAYEMTGTDFQKRVWTALLTIPYGQTRSYGQLADQIGAPNASRAVGLANGRNPISIIVPCHRVIGSNGSLTGYGGGIERKRTLLDLERLHSQPALFE from the coding sequence ATGACCTGCCACCGCATCATCGACAGTCCGATCGGACCCCTGACCCTGGCCGGCACCGACAGCCGGTTGAGCCATCTGCTGATGCTCGACCACGCCCACGCCCCCAGCCAGATCGGTTGGGTACGCGACGACGCCGCGTTCCCGGACGCGGTCGAGCAATTGACGGCCTACTTCGCCGGTGATCTCACCGAGTTCGATCTGGCCTACGAGATGACCGGCACCGACTTCCAGAAGCGGGTCTGGACCGCCTTGCTGACCATCCCCTACGGCCAGACCCGCTCGTACGGGCAGCTCGCCGACCAGATCGGGGCACCCAACGCCTCCCGCGCGGTCGGCCTGGCCAATGGCCGCAATCCGATCTCGATCATCGTGCCGTGTCATCGGGTGATCGGCAGCAACGGCAGCCTCACCGGGTACGGCGGCGGTATCGAACGCAAGCGGACGCTACTCGACCTGGAGCGGCTGCACAGCCAGCCCGCCCTGTTCGAGTGA